Proteins from one Anastrepha obliqua isolate idAnaObli1 chromosome 2, idAnaObli1_1.0, whole genome shotgun sequence genomic window:
- the LOC129239305 gene encoding dynein axonemal light chain 1, with amino-acid sequence MAKATTIKDALRIWEEQNKKDPISAIDIGLQFQYPPIEKMDATLNTLVNCRKLSLSSNMIEKIVGINQLKNLRVLSLARNNLKTINGIEALGDTLEEFWVSYNIIEKIKPIESMKALRVFYISHNLIKDWAEFNRMAAAPKLEEISFLGNLLNENMDELAFRSEAIRRLPLIKKLDGEPVIRGD; translated from the exons ATGGCTAAAGCTACCACTATAAAGGATGCTCTTCGCATATGGGAAGAACAGAACAAAAAGGATCCCATTTCTGCTATAGATATTGGCTTACAGTTTCAATATCCACCAATTGAAAAAATGGATGCCACACTTAATACTCTTGTCAACTGTCGAAAACTCAGCCTTTCTTccaatatgattgaaaaaatagttggcattaatcagcttaaaaatcttCGTGTACTTTCATTGGctagaaataatttaaaaaccatTAATGGTATT GAAGCACTTGGAGACACATTGGAAGAGTTTTGGGTTAGTTAcaatatcattgaaaaaataaaacccaTTGAGTCGATGAAAGCACTACGAGTATTTTACATCTCACATAATCTTATTAAAGACTGGGCAGAGTTTAATCGCATGGCAGCCGCACCTAAGTTGgaagaaatttcatttcttgGCAACCTACTCAACGAAAATATGGATGAATTGGCCTTTCGAAGCGAAGCAATACGGCGTTTGCCGCTAATTAAGAAACTGGATGGTGAACCGGTCATAAGGGGCGATTAG
- the LOC129238951 gene encoding microsomal glutathione S-transferase 1-like isoform X2, whose amino-acid sequence MNTATSAVPPLATLNVPSPTTTGTGKIVTNLLTIDNPVFCCFLFWASVLVIKMLLMSLLTALQRFRHKVFPNQEDLFFKDLEVQFNDPHVERARRAHRNDMENILPYFTMALLYICTNPNPTVACILFRIVTIARVLHTLVYAFYPVPQPSRIIAFGVAFAITIYMACAVALDMLSYI is encoded by the exons atgaatacagcAACAAGTGCCGTTCCACCATTGGCTACATTGAACGTGCCAAGTCCCACCACAACTGGGACTGGGAAGATTGTAACAAATCTTTTAACTATTGACAACCCCGTCTTCTGTTGCTTCCTCTTCTGGGCCAGTGTGCTGGTGATTAAGATGCTGCTGATGTCGTTACTGACAGCACTACAACGGTTCCGGCATAAG GTTTTCCCCAACCAAGAggacttattttttaaagatcttGAAGTGCAATTCAATGATCCTCATGTCGAACGTGCACGCCG TGCACACCGCAATGATATGGAGAACATTTTACCTTACTTCACTATGGCACTCTTGTATATTTGCACGAATCCGAATCCAACTGTTGCCTGTATACTCTTCCGCATCGTGACTATTGCGAGAGTACTGCACACACTCGTGTACGCCTTTTACCCAGTACCACAGCCATCGCGCATCATCGCTTTTGGAGTAGCATTTGCCATAACAATTTACATGGCTTGCGCGGTAGCATTGGATATGTTGTCATATATTTAG
- the LOC129239060 gene encoding lipoamide acyltransferase component of branched-chain alpha-keto acid dehydrogenase complex, mitochondrial — MSRIFLRNGAATILKNHLPHSVKFCRKPLKATQIRHLSLTPCMEKLVSFKLSDIGEGIREVTVKEWFVKVGDTVEQFDNLCEVQSDKASVTITSRYDGKIVKLHHPVDDIALVGKPLLDFEVEEEGDSESSDSESSSDADSNSIKKMSAQSASGKVASDEDVARHITLATPAVRRLAMENKVDLSMVSGTGRQGRVLKGDVLEYLGQLPAGTNVPHPTIAKLETQSDEKRKSAVADRVEQLKGVPKAMLKSMSETLKIPHFAYSDEIDMTKLMDFRYQLQPVASERGISKLTFMPFCIKAASIALLKYPILNSSLNVEKEEVIYKAAHNISVAIDTPQGLVVPNVKNCEIKNILEIAKDLNGLIERGRNGALTPKDFADGTFSLSNIGVVGGTYTHPCIMAPQVAIGAMGRTKAVPRFNEKYEVVKAYVMNVSWCADHRIIDGVTMAKFSNLWKQYLENPALFLLN, encoded by the exons ATGTCTCGCATATTCTTGAGAAATGGTGCAGCGACAATtctaaaaaatcatttacctcATTCGGTGAAATTTTGCCGGAAA cctCTCAAAGCGACTCAAATTCGGCACCTGAGCTTGACACCATGCATGGAAAAATTAGTGTCATTTAAACTCAGCGACATTGGTGAGGGCATTCGCGAAGTTACCGTGAAGGAATG GTTTGTCAAAGTCGGTGACACTGTAGAACAGTTCGATAACCTCTGTGAAGTGCAATCCGATAAGGCATCCGTTACAATCACAAGTCGTTATGATGGAAAAATCGTGAAACTACATCATCCAGTGGATGATATCGCTTTGGTCGGCAAACCATTATTGGATTTTGAGGTCGAGGAAGAAGGTGATAGCGAGAGCTCTGATTCTGAGTCAAGTTCCGATGCGGATTccaattcaataaaaaagatGTCTGCACAATCGGCATCTGGAAAAGTCGCTAGCGACGAGGATGTGGCGCGTCATATAACCCTTGCAACGCCCGCTGTGCGTCGTTTGGCTATGGAAAATAAAGTGGACCTTTCGATGGTATCGGGGACAGGTAGACAAGGACGTGTGTTGAAAGGGGATGTACTCGAGTATTTAGGGCAGTTGCCAGCTGGCACCAATGTCCCACATCCAACGATTGCCAAGCTTGAAACACAATCCGACGAAAAGCGTAAATCTGCTGTTGCTGACCGTGTTGAACAATTGAAAGGAGTACCTAAAGCGATGCTAAAGTCTATGTCTGAAACTTTG aaaatcccTCACTTTGCCTACAGCGATGAAATTGATATGACAAAACTGATGGATTTTCGTTATCAGTTACAACCCGTAGCCAGCGAAAGAGGTATATCTAAGCTAACCTTTATGCCTTTCTGCATCAAGGCTGCTTCTATTGCACTCTTGAAGTATCCTATTTTAAATAGTTCGCTGAATGTTGAGAAGGAGGAGGTAATATATAAAGCTGCACACAATATCAGCGTGGCGATAGACACTCCTCAGGGCTTAGTAGTGCCGAATGTTAAGAATTGTGAGATTAAGAATATTTTAGAAATCGCCAAGGATTTGAATGGCTTAATCGAAAGGGGTCGCAATGGTGCTTTAACCCCGAAAGATTTTGCTGATGGCACTTTTTCTCTTTCGAACATTGGTGTG gtTGGCGGCACTTATACTCATCCCTGTATTATGGCGCCACAAGTAGCCATCGGTGCCATGGGACGCACGAAG gcTGTGCCacgatttaatgaaaaatatgaagTTGTTAAAGCTTACGTGATGAATGTCAGCTGGTGTGCAGATCATCGCATTATTGATGGAGTCACCATGGCCAAATTCTCTAATCTGTGGAAACAGTATTTGGAGAACCCGGCTTTATTTTTGCTAAACTAA
- the LOC129239304 gene encoding translation machinery-associated protein 16 homolog, which produces MNFIIYVCVLTAKRKQTFYSTCKFLVKMTNLRKELEKCKHPNSRKTKALSRKARRQNNKHKARLGHAIKSNIMGEKLCWFLDHIDDERTEPLSPQEFEDLISLYLKRFDEELAHIALKQSISKNRSKQHAARQDVIRITLEKERNEYQSGGMELLNLCDPAKFKSLMDWDGSALSIQHLKLDLVSHNLLQRLKSAASQNSNDSNSDVMC; this is translated from the exons ATGAACttcattatatatgtatgtgttcttACTGCCAAAcgaaaacaaacattttacagCACGTGCAAATTTCTGGTAAAAATg ACCAACCTCCGGAAGGAACTTGAAAAATGTAAGCACCCAAACAGTAGGAAAACGAAAGCTTTGAGCCGTAAAGCGCGACGACAGAATAACAAACACAAAGCGCGCTTGGGTCATGCAATCAAAAGCAATATAATGGGAGAGAAACTCTGTTGGTTCTTGGATCACATTGATGATGAGCGTACCGAACCACTATCTCCGCAGGAATTCGAAGATCTTATCTCTCTCTATCTGAAACGTTTTGACGAGGAACTTGCGCATATTGCCCTAAAACAGTCCATCAGCAAAAACCGCTCGAAACAACATGCAGCTCGGCAGGATGTTATCAGAATTACGCTGGAGAAGGAACGCAATGAATATCAAAGCGGAGGGATGG AATTGTTAAACCTTTGTGACCCAGCAAAATTTAAATCGCTAATGGACTGGGATGGAAGTGCTTTAAGTATTCAACATCTTAAACTAGATCTTGTTTCGCACAACCTGCTACAGCGTTTAAAGAGTGCAGCCTCTCAAAATAGTAATGATTCCAATTCTGATGTCATGTGCTAG
- the LOC129238951 gene encoding microsomal glutathione S-transferase 1-like isoform X1 has translation MNTATSAVPPLATLNVPSPTTTGTGKIVTNLLTIDNPVFCCFLFWASVLVIKMLLMSLLTALQRFRHKILGIFPHSCLRKVFPNQEDLFFKDLEVQFNDPHVERARRAHRNDMENILPYFTMALLYICTNPNPTVACILFRIVTIARVLHTLVYAFYPVPQPSRIIAFGVAFAITIYMACAVALDMLSYI, from the exons atgaatacagcAACAAGTGCCGTTCCACCATTGGCTACATTGAACGTGCCAAGTCCCACCACAACTGGGACTGGGAAGATTGTAACAAATCTTTTAACTATTGACAACCCCGTCTTCTGTTGCTTCCTCTTCTGGGCCAGTGTGCTGGTGATTAAGATGCTGCTGATGTCGTTACTGACAGCACTACAACGGTTCCGGCATAAG ATTCTTGGTATATTTCCTCATAGCTGCTTGCGAAAG GTTTTCCCCAACCAAGAggacttattttttaaagatcttGAAGTGCAATTCAATGATCCTCATGTCGAACGTGCACGCCG TGCACACCGCAATGATATGGAGAACATTTTACCTTACTTCACTATGGCACTCTTGTATATTTGCACGAATCCGAATCCAACTGTTGCCTGTATACTCTTCCGCATCGTGACTATTGCGAGAGTACTGCACACACTCGTGTACGCCTTTTACCCAGTACCACAGCCATCGCGCATCATCGCTTTTGGAGTAGCATTTGCCATAACAATTTACATGGCTTGCGCGGTAGCATTGGATATGTTGTCATATATTTAG
- the LOC129238952 gene encoding cytochrome c oxidase copper chaperone, which yields MGNAPVKEVTQAAANSVTGAAPQPAEKPKCKACCACPDTKKARDACIVERGEENCTSLIEAHKQCMRAQGFNI from the exons ATGGGAAACGCACCAGTGAAGGAAGTAACGCAAGCGGCAGCCAATAGTGTCACTGGAGCAGCACCACAACCGGCTGAGAAACCTAAATGCAAGGCATGTTGTGCTTGTCCGGATACCAAGAAAGCGCGTGATGCCTG CATTGTTGAGCGTGGCGAGGAGAATTGCACATCATTGATTGAGGCACACAAACAATGCATGCGAGCGCAGGGCTTtaacatataa